From Micromonospora echinospora, one genomic window encodes:
- a CDS encoding aminotransferase class I/II-fold pyridoxal phosphate-dependent enzyme, whose product MAVRYQITGGTAAEISASVESGVRSGALPPDSALPPVRALAAALAVSPATVARAYQELRQRGLVATAGRHGTRVRPRPPVATRRAARYPTPGPGVRDLSRGQPDLRLLPPLGPHLARLADRIGPPTGYASAGVLPELAEAARERLTADGVPVDGLTVTGGALDGIERLLAAHLRPGDPVAVEDPGWANLLDLVAALGLRPVAVPVDDDGPTEAGVRDALALGARALIVTSRAQNPTGAAVSADRAGALRALLAGRPDVLLVEDDHAAELARLPLHPLAGATPSWAFIRSVSKPYGPDLRLALLAGDETTVARVAGRMSVGPGWVSTLLQRLVLALWTDPATTELVTRAEESYQRRRVALIAALAGHGLTAHGRSGINVWLPVPDETSAVTALRDAGWAVAPGGLFRIGAPPAVRLTVSPLDDAEIPALADAVAHALRPARPAGFTA is encoded by the coding sequence GTGGCAGTACGTTATCAGATCACCGGTGGCACGGCGGCCGAGATCTCGGCGAGCGTCGAGTCGGGTGTCCGCAGCGGGGCGCTTCCTCCCGACAGCGCCCTCCCCCCGGTCCGCGCCCTCGCCGCCGCCCTCGCGGTCAGCCCGGCCACCGTCGCCCGCGCCTACCAGGAGCTGCGGCAACGCGGCCTGGTCGCGACCGCCGGCCGGCACGGCACCCGGGTCCGTCCCCGCCCGCCGGTCGCCACCCGGCGGGCCGCCCGGTACCCGACCCCCGGCCCCGGTGTCCGGGACCTCTCCCGGGGCCAGCCCGACCTCCGGCTGCTGCCGCCGCTCGGCCCGCACCTGGCCCGGCTCGCCGACCGGATCGGCCCACCCACCGGATACGCGTCGGCCGGCGTCCTGCCCGAACTGGCCGAGGCCGCCCGCGAGCGGCTCACCGCCGACGGGGTCCCGGTCGACGGGCTCACCGTTACCGGCGGAGCGCTCGACGGCATCGAGCGCCTGCTCGCCGCCCACCTGCGGCCCGGCGACCCGGTGGCCGTGGAGGACCCGGGCTGGGCCAACCTGCTCGACCTGGTCGCCGCGCTGGGTCTGCGGCCGGTCGCCGTGCCGGTCGACGACGACGGCCCGACCGAGGCCGGGGTCCGGGACGCACTGGCCCTCGGTGCGCGGGCCCTGATCGTCACCAGCCGGGCGCAGAACCCCACCGGCGCGGCCGTCTCGGCCGACCGGGCCGGGGCGTTGCGTGCCCTGCTCGCCGGTCGCCCCGACGTGCTGCTCGTCGAGGACGACCACGCCGCCGAGCTGGCCCGGCTGCCGCTGCACCCCCTGGCCGGGGCGACCCCGTCCTGGGCCTTCATCCGCTCGGTGAGCAAGCCCTACGGCCCGGATCTCCGACTCGCCCTGCTCGCGGGGGACGAGACGACCGTGGCCCGGGTGGCCGGCCGGATGAGCGTCGGCCCCGGCTGGGTCTCCACCCTGCTGCAACGGCTGGTGCTGGCCCTCTGGACCGACCCGGCGACCACCGAGCTGGTCACCCGGGCGGAGGAGAGCTACCAGCGGCGGCGTGTCGCCCTGATCGCCGCGCTCGCCGGGCACGGCCTCACCGCCCACGGCCGCAGCGGTATCAACGTCTGGTTGCCGGTTCCCGACGAGACCAGCGCGGTGACCGCCCTGCGGGACGCCGGATGGGCGGTCGCACCCGGCGGGTTGTTCCGGATCGGCGCGCCCCCGGCCGTCCGGCTGACCGTCAGCCCACTCGACGACGCGGAGATCCCGGCGCTCGCCGACGCGGTCGCCCACGCGCTCCGACCCGCCCGGCCGGCCGGTTTCACCGCCTGA
- a CDS encoding bifunctional pyridoxamine 5'-phosphate oxidase family protein/GNAT family N-acetyltransferase yields the protein MYTPTARTTPHRSRERMSYDRAAAHAVLDEAYHCTLGFVVDGEPRLLPTLHVRVGDTLYLHGSTGSRPLLAARGPDGLPVCVGVTLLDGLVYARSQFHHSANYRSVVAHGVARLVTDAGERSTMLTALMEKVGAGRSAESRPPSRKELAETAVLALPLREVSVRSRTGGVRDDPADLALPYWAGVVPLRLTPGLAEPDAGVTAPVPAYLRPSRSPWLDPAPMRGAHVVLEALDVSHADELFDATDDPEVWQHLTVPRPTDATGVRELVSDALSAHHRGERVPWVQRCAVTGAVVGTTSYYEIDPDRGAVAIGHTFLGRPWWRTAVNTEAKLLLLTRAFEELGARRVVWHTDSRNARSQRAVERLGATREGVLRMHRQRPDGSWRDTVQYSMVVDEWPEAQRRLWERLRAGAAVA from the coding sequence ATGTACACGCCGACCGCCCGGACCACCCCCCACCGCTCGCGGGAGCGGATGAGCTACGACCGCGCCGCCGCGCACGCCGTGCTCGACGAGGCGTACCACTGCACGCTCGGCTTCGTCGTCGACGGCGAGCCGCGCCTGCTGCCCACCCTCCACGTCCGCGTCGGCGACACCCTCTACCTGCACGGCTCCACCGGCAGTCGGCCCCTGCTGGCCGCCCGGGGCCCGGACGGGCTGCCGGTCTGCGTCGGCGTCACCCTGCTCGACGGGCTGGTCTACGCCCGCTCCCAGTTCCACCACAGCGCCAACTACCGCTCCGTGGTCGCGCACGGGGTCGCCCGCCTGGTCACCGACGCCGGGGAGAGGTCCACGATGCTGACCGCGCTGATGGAGAAGGTCGGCGCCGGCCGCAGCGCGGAGAGCCGCCCGCCGAGCCGGAAGGAGCTGGCCGAGACCGCCGTCCTGGCGTTGCCGCTGCGCGAGGTGTCGGTCCGCTCCCGCACCGGCGGGGTCCGCGACGACCCGGCCGACCTGGCCCTGCCGTACTGGGCCGGGGTCGTGCCGCTGCGGCTGACCCCGGGGCTCGCCGAGCCGGACGCCGGGGTCACCGCGCCGGTTCCGGCGTACCTGCGCCCGTCCCGCTCGCCGTGGCTCGATCCGGCACCGATGCGTGGCGCACACGTGGTGCTGGAGGCTCTCGACGTGTCCCACGCCGACGAGTTGTTCGACGCCACCGACGACCCGGAGGTCTGGCAGCACCTGACCGTCCCCCGGCCGACGGACGCCACCGGGGTACGCGAACTGGTCTCGGACGCGCTGTCGGCTCACCACCGGGGCGAGCGGGTGCCCTGGGTGCAGCGCTGCGCGGTGACCGGGGCGGTGGTCGGTACCACCTCGTACTACGAGATCGACCCGGACCGTGGGGCGGTGGCGATCGGCCACACCTTCCTCGGTCGCCCCTGGTGGCGCACCGCCGTCAACACGGAGGCGAAACTGCTGTTGCTCACCCGGGCGTTCGAGGAACTGGGAGCGCGCCGGGTGGTCTGGCACACCGACAGCCGGAACGCGCGTTCCCAGCGGGCCGTCGAACGGCTCGGCGCGACCCGCGAGGGTGTGCTCCGGATGCACCGGCAGCGCCCTGACGGTTCCTGGCGGGACACCGTCCAGTATTCGATGGTCGTCGACGAGTGGCCGGAAGCACAGCGCCGCCTGTGGGAAAGGCTTCGCGCGGGGGCAGCGGTGGCGTGA
- the leuE gene encoding leucine efflux protein LeuE gives MMAGVLGITDFWTFVLGTVAIVLLPGPNSLFVLSAAARRGVGAGYRAAAGVFVGDAVLMVLSAAGVASLLTAYPPLFLVIKYAGAAYLGYVGLTMLRGAWRRWRTRHDPAAPRLVDVAEPAAIRAPFRRALVVSLVNPKAILFFVSFFIQFVDPTYPWPALSFLALGLVVQVTSVLYLTALIFAGTFLASQFRARRRLAATATTGVAALFLGFSFKLATATAG, from the coding sequence ATGATGGCCGGCGTGCTGGGCATCACCGACTTCTGGACGTTTGTGCTGGGTACCGTGGCGATCGTTCTGCTCCCCGGGCCCAATTCGCTCTTCGTGCTCTCGGCCGCCGCGAGACGCGGGGTGGGCGCCGGTTACCGGGCCGCCGCCGGGGTGTTCGTCGGCGACGCCGTGCTCATGGTCCTCTCCGCAGCCGGTGTGGCCTCGCTGCTCACCGCGTACCCACCGCTCTTTCTGGTGATCAAGTACGCCGGGGCGGCGTACCTGGGCTACGTGGGGTTGACCATGCTGCGCGGCGCCTGGCGGCGCTGGCGCACCCGCCACGACCCGGCCGCACCGCGCCTGGTGGACGTGGCGGAGCCGGCGGCGATCCGCGCGCCGTTCCGCCGGGCCCTGGTGGTCAGCCTGGTCAACCCGAAGGCGATCCTCTTCTTCGTCTCCTTCTTCATCCAGTTCGTCGACCCGACGTACCCCTGGCCGGCGCTCTCCTTCCTGGCACTCGGCCTGGTCGTGCAGGTGACCAGCGTGCTGTACCTGACCGCGCTGATCTTCGCCGGCACCTTCCTGGCCAGCCAGTTCCGGGCCCGCCGCCGGCTGGCCGCCACCGCCACCACCGGGGTCGCGGCGCTCTTCCTCGGCTTCAGCTTCAAACTCGCCACCGCCACCGCCGGCTGA
- a CDS encoding sporulation protein, producing the protein MRFTGVSSASGGTGLTVHTSVTNPSTRPGLRLPGRVTLTAGSTDVPVGHIRLGLVATVEPEDPGQPRRLVQFHQAAVASGFVLPAGRRRSVAFALPLPWETPVTIFGGVPLLSLRTGLRTEVALDGLLDQGAMVPVFVHPLPTQQHVLAALDTLGFTLRQAGLQAGRLPGVTQALPVHLRINYWVGPLYAGPVTELELIFVADSAALEVILWMDRRLALAGVTHQSISRFKTWHVDAGRQDWASVVDGWLRKAIDRHAEAAANAHWSARITGSAHVSRPPDRPVAPGEGLGGTAGGPGIGGGSGDGT; encoded by the coding sequence GTGCGGTTCACGGGGGTGTCATCGGCGTCCGGCGGGACCGGGCTGACCGTGCACACCTCCGTGACCAACCCGAGCACCCGCCCCGGCCTGCGCCTGCCGGGGCGGGTGACGCTCACCGCCGGGTCGACCGACGTGCCGGTCGGGCACATCCGGCTGGGGCTCGTCGCCACGGTCGAGCCGGAGGACCCGGGTCAGCCCCGCCGTCTGGTGCAGTTCCACCAGGCGGCGGTGGCCAGCGGTTTCGTCCTGCCGGCCGGGCGGCGGCGGTCGGTGGCGTTCGCGCTGCCGTTGCCGTGGGAGACACCGGTGACCATCTTCGGCGGGGTGCCGTTGCTCAGTCTCCGCACCGGGCTGCGCACCGAGGTGGCGCTGGACGGCCTGCTGGACCAGGGCGCGATGGTGCCGGTCTTCGTGCATCCCCTCCCCACCCAGCAGCACGTGCTGGCCGCCCTCGACACCCTCGGGTTCACCCTGCGCCAGGCCGGACTCCAGGCCGGCCGGTTGCCCGGGGTCACCCAGGCCCTCCCCGTCCACCTGCGGATCAACTACTGGGTGGGGCCGCTCTACGCCGGCCCCGTCACCGAGTTGGAGCTGATCTTCGTGGCCGACTCGGCGGCCCTGGAGGTGATCCTCTGGATGGACCGCCGGCTCGCCCTGGCCGGCGTGACCCACCAGAGCATCAGCCGGTTCAAGACGTGGCACGTCGACGCCGGCCGGCAGGACTGGGCCAGCGTGGTGGACGGCTGGCTCCGGAAGGCCATCGACCGGCACGCCGAGGCGGCGGCGAACGCACACTGGTCGGCCCGGATCACCGGATCCGCCCACGTCAGCCGTCCCCCCGACCGTCCGGTGGCCCCGGGGGAGGGGCTGGGCGGCACCGCCGGTGGCCCCGGCATCGGCGGCGGGTCCGGCGACGGCACCTGA
- a CDS encoding hemolysin family protein has translation MSTGLALITSVVLLVLNAFFVAAEFALVASKRYRLEQAAAGGGRAARAALDGVRELSLMLAGAQLGITLCTLGLGALAEPAIEHLLSPLLHAVGLPTAASHVVALVFALSLVTFLHLVVGEMAPKSWAITDAERSALLLALPFRAFARVARPVLSALNALANAMLRLVRVNPQDQLAQVHGPEELRMLLEQSREHGLLGAEQHQMLTSMLELQGTKVADVMEPFGEIVTVRRDDPAERIEEVSRNSGRSRLAVVDPAGDVVGLVHVREAVRVTTTGRSATAGELMTDAFTLPATASVAEAVAAMRGVQAQLALVRNGGGPTRPIGFVALEDLLEEVIGEFDDETDPVPRGRRMR, from the coding sequence ATGAGCACCGGACTCGCGTTGATCACCTCGGTCGTGCTGCTGGTGCTGAACGCCTTCTTCGTGGCCGCCGAGTTCGCCCTGGTGGCCAGCAAGCGGTACCGGCTGGAACAGGCCGCGGCCGGTGGCGGCCGGGCGGCCCGCGCGGCGCTCGACGGCGTCCGCGAGCTGTCCCTGATGCTGGCCGGCGCGCAGCTCGGCATCACCCTCTGCACGCTGGGCCTGGGCGCGCTCGCCGAGCCGGCGATCGAGCACCTGCTCAGCCCGCTGCTGCACGCGGTCGGCCTGCCGACGGCGGCCAGCCACGTCGTCGCGTTGGTCTTCGCGCTGAGCCTGGTCACCTTCCTGCACCTGGTCGTCGGCGAGATGGCGCCGAAGTCGTGGGCGATCACCGACGCCGAGCGTTCGGCACTGCTGCTGGCGCTGCCGTTCCGGGCCTTCGCCCGGGTGGCCCGGCCGGTGCTCTCCGCGCTCAACGCGCTGGCCAACGCCATGCTCCGGCTGGTCCGGGTCAACCCGCAGGACCAGCTCGCCCAGGTGCACGGCCCGGAGGAGCTACGGATGCTGCTGGAGCAGTCCCGGGAACACGGGCTGCTCGGCGCCGAGCAGCACCAGATGCTCACCAGCATGCTGGAGTTGCAGGGCACCAAGGTGGCCGACGTGATGGAGCCCTTCGGGGAGATCGTCACGGTACGCCGGGACGACCCCGCCGAGCGGATCGAGGAGGTCTCCCGGAACAGTGGCCGGTCCCGTCTCGCGGTGGTCGACCCCGCCGGTGACGTGGTGGGACTGGTGCACGTACGGGAGGCCGTCCGGGTCACCACCACCGGTCGGTCGGCGACCGCCGGTGAGCTGATGACCGACGCGTTCACGTTGCCCGCCACGGCCTCGGTGGCCGAGGCGGTGGCCGCGATGCGCGGTGTGCAGGCGCAGCTCGCGCTGGTGCGCAACGGTGGCGGCCCGACCCGCCCGATCGGGTTCGTCGCGCTGGAGGACCTCCTGGAGGAGGTCATCGGCGAGTTCGACGACGAGACCGACCCGGTGCCCCGTGGGCGGCGGATGCGGTAG
- a CDS encoding hemolysin family protein, which yields MLIVVGLILIIVLTAATGYFVAQEFGYVAVDRGKLRQMADDGDPAAARALQVTSRLSFMLSGAQLGITVTALLVGYVAEPFLGAGLAGLLGVAGISTAVSLPLSVALALVIATVVQMVLGELAPKNLAIARAEQLARALSRSTLIYLAVAGPLIKLFDRAAVRLLRRVGIEPIEELPSGATPKDLEQIIAESREEGHLDAAMSDLLDRGLDFRGLTAGEAMVPRVDVHTVRADEPVRRVVELLDTGHSRFPVRGAEGVDDLVGVVGIADVLGVPPAERGTTPVSAVAVPPLLVPETLPLPTVLDRLRVGHRQLACVVDEYGGFAGVISLEDIAEELVGPIRDEDDPPERAPARQDDGSWVVPARWRIDEVADSTGISLPEGPEYDTVSGLVMRELGRVPEVGDLLEIGLPAEDGEPAPRALVEVLAVDRHVADSVRLRVIGTSEVAA from the coding sequence GTGTTGATCGTCGTCGGACTCATCCTGATCATCGTTCTCACCGCCGCCACCGGCTACTTCGTGGCCCAGGAGTTCGGCTACGTCGCCGTCGACCGTGGCAAGCTGCGGCAGATGGCCGACGACGGCGACCCCGCCGCCGCCCGAGCCCTGCAGGTCACCAGCCGGCTCTCCTTCATGCTCTCCGGCGCCCAGCTCGGCATCACCGTCACCGCCCTGCTCGTCGGGTACGTGGCCGAGCCGTTCCTCGGTGCCGGACTGGCCGGACTGCTCGGCGTGGCCGGCATCTCCACGGCGGTCAGCCTCCCGCTGTCGGTGGCGCTGGCCCTGGTCATCGCGACCGTCGTGCAGATGGTCCTCGGTGAACTGGCACCGAAGAACCTCGCCATCGCCCGAGCCGAGCAGCTGGCCCGGGCCCTCAGCCGCTCCACCCTGATCTACCTCGCCGTGGCCGGTCCGCTGATCAAGCTTTTCGACCGGGCCGCGGTACGACTGCTCCGGCGGGTCGGCATCGAGCCGATCGAGGAACTGCCCAGCGGGGCGACCCCGAAGGACCTGGAACAGATCATCGCCGAGTCCCGCGAGGAGGGGCACCTCGACGCGGCCATGTCCGACCTGCTCGACCGAGGGCTGGACTTCCGGGGGCTGACCGCCGGGGAGGCCATGGTCCCCCGGGTCGACGTGCACACCGTCCGGGCCGACGAACCGGTCAGACGGGTGGTCGAGCTGCTCGACACCGGTCACTCCCGGTTCCCCGTGCGGGGTGCCGAGGGCGTCGACGACCTGGTCGGCGTGGTCGGGATCGCCGACGTGCTCGGCGTACCCCCGGCGGAACGCGGGACGACGCCGGTCAGCGCGGTGGCCGTACCGCCGCTGCTGGTGCCGGAGACCCTGCCGCTGCCGACGGTGCTCGACCGGCTGCGGGTCGGACACCGGCAGCTCGCCTGCGTGGTCGACGAGTACGGCGGGTTCGCCGGCGTGATCTCGCTGGAGGACATCGCCGAGGAACTGGTCGGCCCGATCCGGGACGAGGACGACCCGCCCGAGCGGGCTCCGGCCCGGCAGGACGACGGATCCTGGGTGGTTCCGGCCCGCTGGCGGATCGACGAGGTGGCCGACAGCACCGGGATCTCGCTGCCCGAGGGGCCGGAGTACGACACCGTCTCCGGGCTGGTCATGCGGGAGCTCGGCCGGGTGCCCGAGGTGGGCGACCTGTTGGAGATCGGGTTGCCCGCCGAGGACGGCGAGCCCGCTCCCCGGGCCCTGGTCGAGGTGCTCGCGGTGGACCGGCACGTCGCCGACTCCGTCCGGCTGCGGGTCATCGGCACGAGTGAGGTGGCGGCATGA
- the mnhG gene encoding monovalent cation/H(+) antiporter subunit G has product MSATDLADLLAAVCLLAGALFSLASGVGVLRLPNALDRMHTVTKPQVLGVLLILLGLALRLRSPTDLGMILLVGLFQLATAPVTAQMISRAVYRSGRVDRNLLDVDELADR; this is encoded by the coding sequence GTGAGCGCCACCGACCTGGCCGACCTGCTCGCGGCCGTCTGCCTGCTGGCCGGCGCGCTGTTCAGCCTGGCCTCCGGGGTCGGGGTGCTGCGCCTGCCGAACGCCCTCGACCGGATGCACACGGTGACCAAACCGCAGGTGCTGGGGGTGCTGTTGATCCTGCTGGGCCTGGCGCTACGCCTGCGCAGCCCCACCGACCTCGGCATGATCCTGCTGGTCGGGCTCTTCCAGTTGGCCACCGCGCCGGTCACCGCGCAGATGATCAGCCGGGCCGTCTACCGGTCCGGCCGGGTCGATCGAAACCTGCTCGACGTCGACGAACTCGCCGACCGGTGA
- a CDS encoding monovalent cation/H+ antiporter complex subunit F — MNLTVIVVLTVLLSVTALLALVRIVRGPSLLDRLVATELLLATMIAAVGAEAAVHRQATTLPVLVVLSLLAFLGSVALVRFAVGEES, encoded by the coding sequence GTGAACCTGACCGTGATCGTCGTCCTGACCGTCCTGCTCTCCGTCACCGCCCTGCTCGCGCTGGTCCGGATCGTGCGCGGCCCGTCCCTGCTCGACCGGCTGGTCGCCACGGAACTGCTGCTGGCCACGATGATCGCCGCGGTGGGCGCCGAGGCGGCGGTGCACCGGCAGGCCACCACCCTGCCGGTGCTGGTGGTGCTGTCGCTGCTGGCGTTCCTCGGCTCGGTGGCCCTGGTCCGGTTCGCCGTCGGGGAGGAGTCGTGA
- a CDS encoding Na+/H+ antiporter subunit E has translation MNPDPSVPASGPRRPMIPGAAPGRARAARWRERLIAAGWMVLIWNLLWGRFTLGNLVGGAAVAAVVLVFFPLPPVTLDSRLRPGALLRFGARFVVQLVGASIHVAWIAVRPGYRPRSAIIAVRLRVRTDLNLALTAEVLSLVPGSLIVDVDRHTGLLYVHVFDVRGPEDLCRTRRRIEDVECRLVRAVGSPAEVRLVEAASAEKGTAT, from the coding sequence GTGAACCCGGACCCGTCGGTCCCCGCGTCCGGCCCCCGCCGACCGATGATCCCCGGGGCGGCGCCCGGCCGTGCCCGCGCCGCCCGCTGGCGGGAACGGCTGATCGCCGCCGGTTGGATGGTGCTCATCTGGAACCTGCTCTGGGGGCGGTTCACCCTCGGCAACCTGGTCGGTGGGGCGGCCGTCGCGGCGGTGGTGCTGGTGTTCTTCCCGCTGCCGCCGGTCACCCTGGACAGCCGGCTCCGCCCCGGCGCGCTGCTGCGCTTCGGCGCGCGGTTCGTCGTCCAGCTGGTCGGGGCCAGCATCCACGTCGCCTGGATCGCCGTCCGCCCCGGGTACCGGCCGCGCAGCGCGATCATCGCGGTCCGGCTGAGGGTGCGCACCGACCTGAACCTGGCCCTCACCGCCGAGGTGCTCTCGCTGGTGCCGGGAAGCCTGATCGTCGACGTCGACCGGCACACCGGCCTGCTCTACGTCCACGTCTTCGACGTCCGTGGACCGGAGGACCTGTGCCGTACCCGCCGGCGGATCGAGGACGTCGAATGCCGCCTCGTCCGCGCCGTCGGCTCTCCCGCCGAGGTCCGGTTGGTGGAGGCCGCCTCCGCCGAGAAGGGAACCGCCACGTGA
- a CDS encoding Na+/H+ antiporter subunit D yields the protein MTALVPLPVVMPLLGAALTLVLPWARAQRAVSVFVLTATLAVSAVLLVRAYADGPLVVRIGGWPPPAGIVLVADQLAALMLTVSAAVTLCVLLYSIGQGQSDLDEGTPVSIFHPTYLVLTAGVTNSFLAGDLFNLFVGFEMLLTASYVLITLGGSDVRIRTGSTYVVVNILASMIFLSGVGLVYAATGTLNLAQLAGRLDTLPADLRLALQLMLLLAFGIKAAVFPLAAWLPDSYPTAPAPVTAVFAGLLTKVGVYAIIRTETLLFPGGRADALLMVVAGLTMLVGILGAVAQSDLKRLLSFTLVSHIGYMIFGVALSTVAGLTGAIFYVLHHITVQTTLFLVAGLIELRAGSTDLRRLGGLARITPLIAVLFFVPAMNLAGIPPFPGFLGKLGLFQAGAAVGGALPWTVVAAGAVTSLCTLYAASRVWNIAFWRSPRLVGEAPSLPRLMVGSTVALVTLGVTFTLAAGPIFAVTADAADDLYRRTPYVRAVFPEGTP from the coding sequence ATGACCGCCCTGGTGCCGCTGCCGGTGGTGATGCCGCTGCTGGGCGCCGCGCTGACCCTGGTGCTGCCGTGGGCACGGGCGCAGCGCGCGGTCAGCGTGTTCGTCCTCACCGCCACCCTGGCCGTGTCGGCGGTGCTGCTCGTCCGGGCGTACGCCGACGGACCGCTGGTGGTCCGGATCGGCGGCTGGCCGCCACCGGCCGGCATCGTGCTGGTCGCCGACCAGCTGGCCGCCCTGATGCTGACCGTCTCGGCGGCGGTGACGCTCTGCGTGCTGCTGTACTCCATCGGCCAGGGGCAGTCCGACCTCGACGAGGGCACCCCGGTGAGCATCTTCCACCCCACCTACCTGGTGCTGACCGCCGGAGTCACCAACTCCTTCCTCGCCGGTGACCTGTTCAACCTGTTCGTCGGGTTCGAGATGCTGCTGACCGCGAGCTACGTGCTGATCACCCTGGGCGGCAGTGACGTCCGGATCCGCACCGGCTCGACGTACGTGGTGGTCAACATCCTCGCGTCGATGATCTTCCTGAGCGGGGTGGGGCTGGTGTACGCGGCGACCGGCACGCTCAACCTGGCCCAGCTCGCCGGCCGCCTCGACACCCTGCCGGCGGACCTGCGGCTGGCGCTGCAACTGATGCTGCTGCTCGCCTTCGGCATCAAGGCCGCCGTCTTCCCCCTGGCGGCGTGGCTGCCGGACAGCTACCCGACCGCGCCCGCCCCGGTCACCGCGGTCTTCGCCGGTCTGCTCACCAAGGTCGGCGTCTACGCGATCATCCGCACCGAGACGCTGCTCTTCCCCGGCGGGCGGGCCGACGCGCTGCTGATGGTGGTGGCCGGATTGACCATGCTGGTCGGCATCCTGGGCGCGGTGGCCCAGTCCGACCTGAAACGACTGCTCTCCTTCACCCTGGTCAGCCACATCGGCTACATGATCTTCGGAGTCGCGTTGAGCACCGTGGCCGGGCTCACCGGCGCGATCTTCTACGTGCTGCACCACATCACCGTCCAGACCACGCTCTTCCTCGTCGCCGGCCTGATCGAACTGCGCGCCGGCAGCACCGACCTGCGTCGCCTCGGCGGCCTGGCCCGGATCACCCCACTGATCGCGGTGCTGTTCTTCGTCCCGGCCATGAACCTCGCCGGGATCCCGCCCTTCCCGGGTTTCCTCGGCAAGCTCGGCCTCTTCCAGGCCGGAGCGGCGGTGGGCGGCGCGTTGCCCTGGACGGTGGTGGCCGCCGGGGCGGTGACCAGCCTCTGCACCCTCTACGCCGCCTCGCGGGTGTGGAACATCGCGTTCTGGCGGTCGCCCCGGCTGGTCGGCGAGGCTCCGTCGCTGCCCCGCCTGATGGTCGGCTCGACGGTGGCGCTGGTGACGCTCGGCGTGACGTTCACCCTCGCCGCCGGGCCGATCTTCGCGGTGACCGCGGACGCGGCGGACGACCTGTACCGACGCACCCCGTACGTCCGGGCCGTCTTCCCCGAGGGCACCCCGTGA
- a CDS encoding Na(+)/H(+) antiporter subunit C, which produces MTASGNGPTLVLAVIVGVLVATGVTLLLERNLTRILLGVILFSNGVNVLILLSGPAEEAPLAGTTPADQMSDPLPQAMILTAIVITLGLSAFLLAVAYRSWLLTAHDEVRDDPEDRQIVGLADRDAPPPQDPGGEGPGDDAEQVDRSPNAPDPSHPVGADPSHPRQVAEDDPPRPRRAAGDGPSDDGGGGGSAGPEGRR; this is translated from the coding sequence GTGACCGCCTCGGGAAACGGTCCCACGCTGGTGCTGGCGGTCATCGTCGGCGTGCTCGTCGCGACCGGCGTCACCCTGCTGCTGGAGCGCAACCTCACCCGGATCCTGCTCGGCGTGATCCTCTTCAGCAACGGGGTCAACGTGCTGATCCTGCTCAGCGGCCCGGCGGAGGAGGCCCCGCTGGCCGGCACCACCCCGGCGGACCAGATGAGCGACCCGCTGCCCCAGGCGATGATCCTCACCGCCATCGTGATCACCCTGGGGCTGTCCGCGTTCCTGCTGGCCGTGGCGTACCGGAGTTGGCTGCTCACCGCGCACGACGAGGTCCGGGACGACCCGGAGGACCGGCAGATCGTCGGACTCGCCGACCGGGACGCCCCACCCCCGCAGGACCCGGGCGGGGAGGGGCCCGGGGACGACGCCGAACAGGTGGACCGCTCGCCGAACGCACCCGACCCGTCCCACCCCGTCGGGGCGGATCCGTCCCACCCCCGTCAGGTGGCCGAAGACGATCCTCCCCGCCCCCGTCGCGCGGCCGGCGACGGCCCGTCCGACGACGGCGGCGGCGGCGGGTCCGCCGGTCCGGAAGGTCGCCGATGA